A single window of Cydia splendana chromosome 13, ilCydSple1.2, whole genome shotgun sequence DNA harbors:
- the LOC134796457 gene encoding uncharacterized protein LOC134796457 yields the protein MSLRDWSSNSKEFMKKVSDTCKEDKVKVLGLEWDIKKDTLQLKPNLQEEAVTKRGILKTIASIYDPCGYAVPYTLSSKLFLQELWKAGVSWDSPLSSELTEEWNKIRQNLEAIRKVSVDRCYMKTPVGKGYQLHCFTDASLQAYAASVFLVCGSEKSFIIGKSRLILIKDQESLKIPRLELLGVLIGSRLIKFVLKFLQQKIVRQVLWTDSQIVIEWCKSDKLLPPFVARRIEEIKTNKDLEIRYLPTELNPADVGTRPTCSREDREKWLSGPQFIVQDPKTWPTTSGGGPTSSLLIGEGLGIQEDEELMEIVDPDIHNVSPMETEDSITEREVASHDNDQMPDKLLKLKEIQAEYFPLEVEGKVTSLSLNLGIFKDIDELLRCKGRMKHADWSFDKRYPILVPKDSDFTNEIIMKTHQENKHVGVSHTLDKIRETYWIPQGRSQVQKILKKCSECMKHDGGPYKLPETPALPKERVNYSSPFTYVGTDYLGPLLVNNGNGNCKRWISLYTCLAVRAIHLEVVKDLTAEEGLMALRRMISARGVPTLITSDNAAHYKLLSEILQNPYCVEKEIRWKFIPQLAPWHGGFYERLVGLVKNCMKKTLQKHLLNDTQLVTAVKEIEAVLNTRPLTYVDSEPDHVLKPSDFLTMGKCIIMETSDKDPTTSQGTVTKDNLIKGWKKARIILREFKEMFENRYLLNLRERYSHHPKEPRVTSKLAPQIGQIVQIKGDTKNRINWKVGKIVSLKEGADGLCRVATVRVGDTEYTRSIAHLYPLEIEDGEEQCKQTSSYEESVEEPVQIPDLQRPPDKDDVTMESLKDVTEPPPAQISTQEVRDQPEEVQPHASPEEEPCSSKQTVESISSELNEPKPKSMSEPEPLAVVDLEFYDHTVPESHHLEEVAPEEQHDEARPKRAAALRALEKIKEWTSNLVAVLLPEAGCVVTSTNI from the coding sequence ATGTCACTCAGAGATTGGAGTTCAAATTCTAAGGAATTTATGAAGAAAGTCTCTGATACATGTAAAGAAGATAAAGTAAAGGTACTTGGCTTAGAATgggacataaaaaaggatactCTTCAGTTGAAACCTAACTTACAAGAAGAAGCTGTCACAAAAAGAGGAATACTGAAGACTATTGCATCAATCTACGATCCATGTGGTTATGCAGTACCCTATACCCTATCATCTAAACTATTTTTACAAGAGCTTTGGAAAGCTGGAGTGTCATGGGACTCACCATTATCGAGCGAACTAACGGAAGAATGGAACAAGATCCGACAGAATTTAGAAGCCATTAGGAAGGTGTCGGTGGACAGATGCTACATGAAGACACCAGTGGGAAAAGGCTACCAACTACACTGTTTCACCGATGCCTCTCTACAGGCTTATGCAGCATCAGTCTTTTTAGTCTGCGGCTCGGAGAAAAGCTTCATTATTGGTAAATCTCGGCTGATACTAATAAAGGACCAGGAGAGTCTCAAGATACCTCGTCTTGAACTTTTAGGAGTACTGATTGGCAGTAGACTGATAAAGTTCGTTCTTAAGTTTCTCCAGCAGAAGATAGTAAGACAAGTCTTATGGACTGACAGCCAGATCGTCATAGAATGGTGCAAATCTGACAAGCTATTGCCACCCTTCGTTGCCAGGCGGATAGAAGAGATCAAAACAAATAAAGATCTGGAGATCAGATACCTTCCAACAGAGCTAAATCCAGCTGACGTCGGCACCAGACCCACCTGCTCGAGAGAGGACAGGGAGAAATGGCTGAGTGGTCCACAATTTATAGTTCAAGATCCGAAGACGTGGCCAACAACTTCAGGCGGTGGACCAACCAGTTCTCTCTTGATTGGGGAGGGTCTTGGGATCCAAGAAGACGAAGAACTGATGGAAATAGTTGATCCGGATATACACAACGTTAGTCCGATGGAAACGGAGGACAGTATAACTGAAAGGGAAGTAGCGAGTCATGACAATGATCAAATGCCAGATAAGTTACTAAAATTGAAAGAAATTCAAGCTGAATACTTTCCTCTAGAGGTAGAAGGAAAGGTAACTAGTTTAAGCTTGAATTTAGGCATATTTAAAGACATAGATGAGTTACTGAGGTGTAAAGGTCGTATGAAACACGCAGACTGGTCGTTTGATAAACGCTACCCTATACTTGTACCAAAAGATTCAGATTTCACCAACGAAATCATAATGAAGACTCATCAAGAAAATAAGCATGTTGGAGTAAGTCACACGTTAGACAAGATAAGGGAAACTTACTGGATACCACAAGGAAGAAGCCAAGTTCAAAAGATTTTGAAGAAGTGCTCCGAATGTATGAAGCATGACGGAGGGCCATATAAACTACCAGAAACTCCTGCGTTACCGAAAGAGAGGGTCAATTATAGCTCACCATTCACATACGTTGGTACCGACTATCTGGGACCACTTCTAGTCAACAATGGGAATGGCAATTGTAAAAGGTGGATTAGCCTCTACACATGCTTAGCCGTAAGAGCCATTCACTTAGAAGTTGTAAAGGACCTAACTGCGGAAGAAGGTTTAATGGCCTTACGTAGAATGATTTCAGCAAGAGGTGTACCTACCTTAATAACGTCTGATAATGCGGCTCACTACAAGTTACTCTCAGAGATTCTTCAGAACCCATACTGCGTAGAGAAAGAGATAAGATGGAAATTTATACCACAGTTAGCACCATGGCATGGAGGATTCTATGAGAGATTAGTTGGTTTGGTTAAAAACTGTATGAAGAAAACATTACAGAAACATTTGTTGAATGACACTCAGCTAGTAACAGCGGTGAAAGAAATAGAAGCAGTTCTTAACACAAGACCCTTAACTTACGTAGATTCAGAGCCGGATCATGTACTAAAACCTTCAGACTTTCTTACCATGGGAAAGTGTATCATTATGGAAACTTCAGATAAGGATCCTACGACGTCGCAAGGGACGGTGACTAAGGACAATTTAATTAAAGGTTGGAAGAAAGCACGGATAATTCTACGAGAATTTAAAGAGATGTTTGAGAACAGGTATCTCCTAAATTTGAGAGAAAGATATTCCCACCATCCTAAAGAACCTAGAGTAACATCAAAGTTAGCACCTCAGATAGGTCAAATCGTGCAGATTAAAGGTGACACGAAGAACAGGATAAATTGGAAAGTTGGGAAAATAGTATCTTTAAAGGAAGGCGCCGACGGTTTATGTAGGGTCGCCACGGTACGAGTAGGAGATACAGAGTATACAAGATCTATCGCACATCTCTACCCGTTAGAGATCGAAGATGGAGAAGAACAGTGTAAACAAACATCATCTTATGAAGAAAGTGTAGAAGAACCGGTGCAGATTCCTGATCTTCAACGTCCACCAGACAAGGATGACGTGACGATGGAATCCCTCAAAGACGTTACTGAGCCTCCACCTGCGCAAATATCCACTCAAGAAGTAAGAGATCAACCAGAAGAAGTACAGCCTCATGCCTCGCCAGAAGAGGAACCGTGTTCCTCTAAACAAACAGTTGAGTCTATATCTAGTGAGTTAAACGAGCCTAAGCCTAAGTCTATGTCCGAACCAGAACCACTCGCGGTCGTCGACCTCGAGTTTTACGACCACACTGTTCCCGAGTCACACCACCTAGAGGAAGTTGCGCCAGAAGAACAACACGACGAAGCAAGACCTAAGAGAGCGGCAGCTCTCAGAGCCCTTGAGAAGATCAAGGAATGGACCAGCAATCTAGTCGCCGTGTTGCTGCCTGAGGCGGGGTGTGTCGTGACAAGCACGAATATCTAA